The Gossypium hirsutum isolate 1008001.06 chromosome D07, Gossypium_hirsutum_v2.1, whole genome shotgun sequence genome includes the window caatatttttttttataaactttcaaAAAGTGTATTTAGTTGAAGAATTTTACAAATTTGGAgatttttaaaaggataattaTTAGATACATTGTTTGTAGAATTTTTTAGATTTCATAAgtgagttgaaaattttgtttaccACGCTTTATAATTTACTTATCCAACTTCATTGGCAGTGTcacaaataaattttctttttaaaatgcTAGCATTTTAGATTTCATCAATTCAAAATGCTAACAATTATAATTACCTTTTTTATGGTACAAGGAGTATGATAAAAGCATAGTTAAGCGAGACGAGGCTAAACTATTTCAGAGCAATCATCGTATAGCAGTTAAAGAAACCTACCGAGGGGTTGTCATTATTTTTGCATATAATACAGATTCTACTTCTATTCATAATCCTTCCAAACTGTCATATTTCTAATTGCTGGAGTAATAAGATCACAATTGAATTAAGACTACTTcgagtaaaagaaaataattaagttctAAAAATACGAAAGCATATCAATTACAAAGTAATACAATCAAGTCAAAATATTCTGTAAAAACCATAGAATTAAGAAGAAGAATTACTGAAAGCAAAAGCAAAAGTTACTAAGCTTGGAAGCCACCGTCGACGGCGAGGTCATGGCCAGTAATCAACTCCGACTCATCACTTGCAAGAAACAGCACTGCATCCGCCACATGTTCGGCTCTCAACACCGCTCCTTTCAGAGCCCTTCCAGCCTCGTAGATTTTCTCAACCGCCTCCACACTCTTCTCATGCACCTCGCATGTCATCGGCGTCGCCACCCCATTCGGCGACACACAGTTTACCCTTATACCATACATCCCTAGCTGTTTACTTGCCAATCGAACTAATCCCAACACCCCATGCTTCGACATGCAATAGTCCGTCCGCCGTTTCGTTCCACGGCTAGCCGCGACACTCGCCGTGCATACAATACTTCCTCTCACCTTGTTCTCCACCATCGCACGCGCCGCGTGCTTAACGCATGCAGACATGCCACGGAGGTTGACCGCCATCAACCGATCAAACTGTTGGAAATCAAGATCAAGAATGCTCTGATCGGACTTACTTATAATCCCAGCATTGCTAAACATTATATCAAGTTGACCATACTTTTGAATACTTGATTCGACCAATGCTTTCACTTGGTTTTCATCGGTAACGTCGCAGCGAATGTAAGTACAATTGTGGGAACCGATTGAAGTAGCTACTTGTTGGCCGAGTTGGTCTTGGATATCGGCGATGATGATCATACGGGCGCCGTGCTCGGCGAACAAACGCGCTGTGGCTTCGCCGATACCGCTTGCTCCGCCGGTGACTATGGCTACTTTTCCGGTTAATTTCTTCTTGGTTAAGTCTGTCATCTTAGATAACACAATGAAATGAATTGGTAATTCTAAAGTTGAATTACAATCCAACTGGTTATTGGATTAGCAATATGTGAGGACAAGCATGGGTCGCTTTCACCTTTTTTTCTCAAGACTCTAATGCTTGGCTTGATATACACATAAGGTTCGAAGTTGGAAGATTCttatcttaatttattcaaatattgTATCAAGTTAATTATTGAAAAAAAGGCTTTTTATTTTTGAGGAATGGCTTGTTtccatataataatttttaaattttagtcttaattAAATATTAGATATTAAATGCATTAagctttgttatttttaaaatttaatatcataaacACGATATCACATGTATAATGTCATGATAGTttgttgtttttatatattattcacaCACCAAAAATTGGTTAAGATATTTAATGATTATTATTTACAATaagattgaaaatttaaaatctaaaaaatatagtGACTAAAAATAACtcacttaaaaatattaattaaatctattaactttatacataattaaatttagtcaaataaatttaataattaccttttttattataattgaattttgaaatttaaaaaatacagataatttttatatatttcttttatttttatgttttatgttgtgTTTCCTCATGTAGTTGCGTGTCGAATTTCATACCAACCATTTTTGCTCACAATTATCACATTTGCTTTTAACTTTTACCtcaatattttttaagttaacCTTTTACTCAAAGACGGATGTATGAAAATGACGTGGGAGATTGTGTCTAAGGTTTCCGGTTTAAGTAAAAGTAAGAACTCGAAAATtgaatttattgttattttactgttatttcattattatattgttattatgttattgttattatttaaatattatataactcttatttaattgttaattttgctactattttagaggtattaaCTTGCTAATTTGTGTaattatcttagtattatttaattataatggttctttaatgtattttaaatttgttaaaaaatatttattttaatgtttttagtgtatttgatgccttatatattttttaatttatttttatataaaaaaataatctaaaaaattagtACAGGCTGGGTTGGGTTTgggtttagtatttttaatatggGTCGGGTTTGGTTAGAATTTCAGGTCCATTTTTCGGGTCGAGCCAAGCCTGAACTTAGGAAATGAACCTAAAATTTTGCATTAGACTGACTCAAACCCAACCCGACCCATGATTAAATTTATGTGGGACCTATATGATGCCTTTGTAATATTTataggatttttttttatattttcatatttttcgtttctcttttaaaaataaatagtgaaaatggAAGTGGatcctacaattttttttctttttaaaatagaaGTATTAAATCGGAAATAAGATTCctactaaaaaagaaaaaagaaacaaaggaataaacataaaagtaaaattattgttttataaatgaattttgattttgtatgattttatacataaaatttgatttgattcaatcatcataaattacaaaaaatattatcGAATTAACACCATTTTACATTGATCTATtgcatacacaaacaattatgttaatccaaaatgaaaataaatgtgTGTATTCATTTCTTCAAATGTATACAATTGAACTAAAATCAAAGTTTCATTTATACATATTAACCGCGAttcaagtttcatgtgtataatcctacaaaatcaaaattcatgtataacatTACTCATTGgaccaaagttcatgtataaatttgatatttattcctTTTAGTTTTAGTAATGTAAAAAGCATGAAAATGCGTTGGGTTAAATCACTTTTTAGGACCTGAATTTAGCAACTATTTTCACATcagagtttgaatttttttttaaccaAGTTAGGTCTTGAAATTGGCAATTGTTTTCACATTGGGGTCTGaacttttttttatccaatttagaccttgaacttattaattattctcatattggggtttgaatttttttggtCCAAATTAGTCTCAGATATTTCTTTAAAAACCTTGAAGTTTAGGCTCAATGTGGAAATAATTGTCCAGTTCATGCCTCAATACAAGAATAATTGCCAAGTTTGGAATTAATGCCCTAATATGAGAATAATTTACCTAATTTAAATCCTAATGTAGGAACAGTTCGAATAATACCTTTTAGAAACACAATAAAGAAAGTAATGTTAGTTGTCatgaacaataaaaaaattataaaaatgttatattcCTTTATTTTTATAAAGGATACATTGATTAATCAATTTTGTACCacgaaaaatttgaaaaaatattgtAGGAAGAACTTTTTAGATCTATATAATTACAAAAAGATTGCCTTCCACAACACtcatattttgaataaaaacatcacaaaaaaGCATTACTTTTGTGATATTATAATGTATATAAAGCagcaaaatcataatataaatatacacaGTAGACTATAGGAGAAGTTAAGATCAAATACTAAAATTCAAACACCAGATTATAAAACCATAAAATAGAAGAGTTGAGTTATTTGTCTAGACTTAAGTTTGaaaatatttgagtaaaaatattagaACTCATTTAAAATATAGAATGAACTCGAGTTTGAATATTCTAGCCCTAAATCCTTAAAGGTAATTAAAGAAGCAGAGAATTATGGAATAAATTTTCTATATTCAATGATCAAAGTTACAGAGGAATATATACAAGCTATACACGAGCTAATCCCTATTCTTTAGGAGATGAGATCAAAGTTTAAACTACCAAAATTAAGCTAACAATATAGATATAGTGAGTTTAAACAACCATATGAAATGGTTACACTGATACGCCCCCCTAAGCTGAGAGTTCGAAGTAACTCCAAGCTTGGACAGATGAAGTTGGAAAAGATTATTTGCCAAGGGTTTGGTAAATTtgtctgcaagttgatccttggcATGAACATAAACAATACGGAGCTGGTTTCGGTGTACTTTATCTCGAACATAATGAAAATCGACAGCAACATGCTTCATACGAGTGTGGATTGTGAGATTTTTACTGAGATAAATCACGCCGACATTGTCACAATATACAGTTGGCAGAACTGTTTGATGAACTCGCAATTCTAGAAGAAGATTGGTGACCCAACATACCTCGGATACAGAGTTTACAACAGCCTTGAACTCCGCTTCAGTTGATGACCGAGCAATGGTTTGTTGTTTCTTGGAGACCCAGCTGATCGGGTTTGGTCCAAGAAACAGAATGTTGCCCGATGTTGAATTTTGACTATCAAGATCCCCGGCCCAGTCGGCGTCAACATACATGGACAGATCAAATTGTTGCGCAGATTGAAGTCTCAAACCAAGTGTAGTGGTGCCACGCAGATATCGTAGTATACGCTTCAAAGATTTCCAATGCAGCTCGGATGGTTGATGCATGAATTGAGAGAGCTTGTTGACAGAGTAATTAATGTCAGGCCTTGTAAAGGATAAATACTGCAATTTACCAAGCACTGTACGATAGCGTGTAGCATCAAATGAGGGTGCGCCATCACGTAAAGATAACGAATCAGTGCTGCTCATCGGTGTAGGAGCAGGATTACAATCCTGCATATTCTTAGCACTGAGTAGTTCGGCAATGTAGTTTGTTTGAGTGAGATATAGGCTATCAACGGTTCGGGTTACCTCAACTCCCAAAAAATAGTGTAGATCCCCAAGATCTTTTATTGAAAATCGATTGGCAAGAGAGTTTATAACTCAGTCAATTGTGGAAGTATGAGTCCCAGTAATaatgatatcatcgacataaaccagAGCAATTATTTGGACTGCACCATTGCACATTATAAAGAGAGAAGGATCAGATTTAGACTTGgcaaaaccaagctcatgcagGTAGGTCGTGAAGGCAGTATACCATGCTAGCGGAGCTTGCTTGAGGCCGTAAATTACGTTGTTAAGACGACATACATGAGTCGGAGCAGCAAGGATGCAAAACCAGGAGGTTGAGACATATAAACCTCTTCAGTAAGATCGCCTTGCAGAAACGCATTGTTGACATCTAGCTGTCGAAACACCCAATTATTCGAAATGGCAAGGGATAGCTATATGTTGTCGTTGATGCTTTAAGTcagaaatcactatttgctttgcgtgcaatgaatgtaCATatagctatgtctgatgatggtatGATAATAGCTGAGTTGAAAGTAAAATCGTTATTTGTGCaacagatttgtgaggctcagaaagccAATGAAGGTTTAATTGTAAAACAGGCTCAGTGTGATTTGGATGTTAATTCTGAGTTTTtagttgatgctgaggattgCTTGAGGTTCAAAAACCGAttatgtgtttcaaaaaaaattcagagttaattctgatgattttgaatgaagctcacagtagtcgatTATTTATTCATCCATGTAGCACGAAAAATGTAAAATGAtctaaaacaacactattggtggcacagtatgaaacgagacatttctgactttgtttcgaagtgtttaatatgtcagcaagtaaaagctaaacatcaggtaccttcagggttgcttcagccgatcatgatacctgaatggaaatggaacAGAGTCATgatagattttgtatctggtttaccattgacaccgggcaagaaagatgctatttgggttgtagtggatagattgactaaatcggcacATTTTCTTCTGGTTTACACAGATTATTTATTTGAATAAGTTAGCTGAGATATATGTTTCACAGATTGTGAGGTTGTATGATGTACCTATTTCTATAGTTttggatagagacccgagatttacatcacggttttggaagaaactacaagatgctttGAGAACAAAACTACAGTTTAGCATAGTTTTTCACCCCCAAATAGATGGTCAGTTCGaatgaatcattcagatactcaaagatatgttaagatgttgcattcttgagtttgaaggtacatgggaacgatatttgtctttgattgaatttgcatataataatagttttcagtctagCATCAAAATGACACCCTACGAGGCTTTATACAGTTGTAAATGtcatacaccattgtattggactgagcttagtgagaataagatacacgaggttgatttgattaaagaaactgagcATAAAGTGAGAGTGATTCGGGATAGTTTGAAGGCAGtatcagatcatcagaaatcatatgcagatttgagaagaaaggatatagagtttcaaattggggacaaagtgtttttgaaagtctcgccgtggaagaaaatactcagattcgatcgtaaaggtaaattgagtccgagattcattggaccttatgagattattgagcgtatcgggccagttgcttatagattgttattgtcacctgagctagaaaagattcacaatgtattccatgttttaatacttcgtagataccgatctgatctttcacatgtgattaatccggCAGAGGTTGAGATTAAATCTGATATgtcatacgaagaagaaccgattagtattttggctcgtgaagttaaagagttacgaaacaagagaatttcgttagttaaagtactaTGGAAAAAAAACAcgaagttgaaaaaaaaaagtcggaactagaggatgcaatgaaagaacgttatccaaacctattcaccggtaacattttcggggacaaaaatccctaaggggggaagagttgtaacaacccgatcttgaccctaatcagacaaagtggtttcaggaccacaaatccaagtcaaaaaatattttaaaattatttttgatatttgcagtatgtgaattactatgtgtaaaaattttgtataaaaatttgatcgtttgagtgcacaatttgataaaaaggacttaatcgcgtaaaataaaaatttaagggttaaatttaaaagcacccaattgttgttgtcttttaaaaataagggttataaatggaaattaggccatttaatAGTTAGTGGGCTGCAATGGTCTAAATTACccttaagttatatgttttataattaattaaactaaggttAAAGTAGtcattaagtaattaaaatatatattagttaaaataacttaagaaaagatgattttatcatcttctccaaGCCGAATGTTAAGCAAAAAGAAGCTTAACTATGACTTTCTAAAGTTCGGCCATATCCTTGCTTAAttaaaggttcgtttttgttcggtttttgaaaatttttacatttttgagatcgttgctttgtgtactacaagacccatgctttaattttagaatttggtgttgatttgtgatatgccattgatgaatgcttgagctttgtgatagttgatgatgaaatatgaaagatatgtgaaagattaacgtgttttgtctttgaatttttggtgaaattgagtaattagggctaaattatgaaattaaaattttgagggactaaaatgtgaaataaataaaatttgtggacttgtatgagcactaGGGACATTCGACCCTTGTATaatatgggcaaattttgtgtattttgtgttttatgtaatagggactaaattgcaaaaaaatgtaaatattaggggtaaaatggtaattttcccatttatgtatttttggactaaattgaatgtaataatatttaatttatctcattttgaatacattttggactaaattggacGAAATCGTCCGATTTCGATTTTAcactgtccgaggtaagtctattagctatttaatgtcataaaaatcagtatataggtatgtatatgtgatgtattttgatgaattataatttaaaatatgttggtttaaataattaaaagcatGAGTGAATTATATGCATTATTGTTACATGTTCGAATCATAGGTATATACTTATATGGTCATTTGAATTTAGTTAAAGTATGAAGGTATATAAGGATATACAATTATAAATGTTATCAAATTTAGTTGGAGtataaaagttttatatttttatatgtacaagttttgaatttatacatgtatatacaagtataaagtattggtttaataaaaagtatatatatatgtgtgtgtgtgtgtgtacttAAGATTTGGAACTAAACATAGGTTTATATTGGTATAAAACTTTGTATTAGATCTATAAtatgcaaatatacatgtatatgtccTTGTATTGAATTCaggtatgccatttatacaagtttatatGAGGTTCAATTatgcaaatatgcatatatatattctataatGAGTTTAAGTATggaatttatatatgtataagggAGCTtcgattatgtatgtatattcatgtaAAAATTCTTGAATGGAATTGaagatatgaaattattagtttggAATATCATAAGGTGTTCGAATGCATGATATTAGGTAGTAGGCTTTAAtgtattaagttatatatatttatatatatatgttcggaTGTATAATTAAGTTATTGAGCTGAATTTGATGTCTGAACTTTATATACCTAAGTGGATTAaagatatattttataaattattgagttgaatttttatgtggataatatatacaaatatgagATATAACTTCTGTGAATTGAGATTTTAGGCTCAGTGCCTatcaggcttaatgccggtgaaacaatatcagactttacgtctagcaggcttaatgccggtgaaacatttcagactatatgtctaacAGGCTAAGTGtcggtgtactgaatcaggctttaagtctagcaggctaagtgccaaTAAATCTGTTTAAAGAATGTGATTAAGTGTAcagttatatgattttggttatcttTAATTGATGAGCATATATACCTTCGGCTAAGTGTGTTTAATGAATATGTACATATTCGGTCTATGCATTTGTAAAAATATACATACATGCTTTCGATTTATGCAGTCGATAAATGTATACGTATAAATATTCGGTATATGTATTTGATAAGTATCTACATATGCATTTGAAATGTATTCACctctatttataattatttgatgaagATGAATGCATTTGGTCacatgtattagatttgtatTTGGTTATAAGTTTATTATGAGTATACATACACAGCTggatatgatatgtatataacGTACATATATGCTCGGTTATATTCATTTGGTTGTAATGttgtttggtataaatatatattcaattgaaCGCATTTCGACAGGTACATATATTTGACTATAAATAAAATGGTCTGAGTACagtaaatgtataaatattaattgtatGTGTTAATTGCAATCTcagtaaattaaaaattaaaaagttatattatttctatatatatatatatatttcattatgcaatagacttactaagctataaaagcttactttgtttgtttatgtctttctgttttatatacttaaagatcaagcttcaagctcggggatcgtcaacaagatcatcactctatctactgtctcggtattaaactgtttaaattttaattatggcatgtacaggctagataaatgttttggaaagtcgtactttgatatattgtatatgaaattaatagtCATACGAAAATTACTTATATTCTTATGCTTTAACTGGATTGTAATTTTAAagagaagtttaaaattttacatgtttaatattAGACCTAGCAATTTATATGTAACCGTTAAAATTATTGAACTATACTGAATGTCTGTTCTAAGTTCtgttttgattagtaatgcctcttaaccctaattcgatgacggatacgggttaagggtgttacaaggaTGAGAAGACATACCTGGGGTGATCGAGGACGCCAGTGGTGCCGGACACAAGTCGATAGTCCTGGTTGATGGGGTTGGTTGAGAGCAGACCATGGATGGGGGCAGACATGGTTCGAGAATTGAGGGAGGTAAGGCAGGTTCGTTTGGGTGCACTGGGGAGTGATGTTCTCGATTGTTGGTGGGAAACATATCCCACTCAATGATTTTGGAGGTGGGTAACAAGTTACGGAATCGTGTTGGATACGGGAACTCGGTTTCAACAAAGGAGACATCACGAGATAGATAGACCTTGGAATTCACAGGATCATAACAAATGTGGGAATGATGAGTGGTTGACATGCCTAGGTAGACACATGGCTTGGACTTGGGATCAAGTTTATGATTAGCGTAGGGTTTGAGCCATGGATAACACAAGCAATTGCTAATGAACTGGCTGCGGCTGGTGCCCCACTTGCTGATGGAGACTTGGTCGTTTACATTCTTCGTGGCCTCGACTCCGAGTATCGTGAAATCTCGGCTGCCATTACAGCCAGAGATGTGACCATTTCTTATGAAGATTTGTGCGACAAGTTAATGGATCATGAGGTGTTCTTAGCCCATGAAGAATCCAAGAAGCCGATGGCTCCTATAACAGCTGCGGTAGCACAACGCGCAAGGTCTTCGAACAACACTATCCCTCGGAACAACCGAAGAAATTCCCAGCCATGGCGTAACAATGAACGATCCAACAATCAATCCTCCTACTGGCAAGACAACAATCGCTCATCAAATGGACGTAGAAACAATTCTAATTCGGATGTTCGCTGCCAATTATGTAAAAAAACAGGACATGAAGCGGATGTTTGTCGCTCCGCCTCGCACAACCATTATGAGGCTAAGGCAAATTTTGCAATGGCACACTCTTAGAATCAAAACACATGGTTGgttggctctgataccataaaGAAGCAGAGAATTGTGGAATAAATTTTCTATATTCAATGATCAAAGTTACAGAGGAATATATACAAGTTATACATGAGCTAATCCCTATTCTTTAGGAGATGAGATCAAAGTTTAAACTAcctaaaattaagctaacaatACAGATATAGTGAGTTTAAACAACCATATGAAATGGTTACACTGATAGTAATATATGCTATTTGAGACCTCTCATTAACCTTGCATAAGTTGATAATAAGCTTTGTACCCAAAGAAAAGTAATTTATGAAAAAGAACTAAAAGAGCAAAGACCAACCTCTGCATTTCAAACATATTCAATATCACCAGAAAAGGAAAACAAGTCTCGGTTGCTTCTAAACAGACATTACTGACTTTAATGGTCTTAATCTGTAATTACAACAGAAAACATGACTTGGAAGGGTAAATATTACTATAATTGCTGCTTTTGGCATACTAGGTTAATAACAGCTAGCTGCTGCTATCAACTTAGGATGCCATGTTTCGCTGTCCTTCAATGAAAGGGATTAGAGACAAAAAAGAGTCATGGGGTCTGAattttaatcaataattcaaaGCAAAGATCCAAATAGATCACCGTCATTTTACCCATAACTTTTTTCATCACCTTTTCCCCACTTCAAAATGATTGTCCAAACACAAAACACAAAAGTTTATCTTTCACCAAACTCCACCCATGTTTAGTTAAATGAACACATTATCTAAAATGCTTATTCTACTCTTAATTTCAGATATAATCCTATCATCTACATTAGAAACACATTTTAGTTCTAAAATGCAGGATGCAAGTGTGTGGTGTGGGGGTTGGTTGCTTTGGCAACACTGAAACTTAGCAATATTCAGAGGAGAAAATTTCAAACTCAGAAGCTATTTGCTTGAGAAGGATTGTTTTTGCGCACACCGTGGAGGAAGTCTTTAACAAAGCTGTGAAACGGGAAGAATTGCACTTCAAGAGAGTTCAAAGTTGCCACAGGGAGTATCATCATCAGGACGGGTCACTGCCTGCTTGGGAGATTGGTGTTCAACGTCTTATGGTGGAAACCATTGATTTAATTAATGGGTTGATGTTGAGAATAGTAATGTGCCATATATCTGCACTTTGCAAGAGAGAATACACGTTTTTAGAGAGGCCAATCAATCTGCAGACTACATGGCTAATTTTACATTGCAGACGAACACGGGACTCATTTGAGAGAATTCAGCTCCAAGGGAATTGAATCTTTACTGGAAGTTGATCGTGTTGGCCACAAGTTCAATCGTCTGTAACTAGGATGCTGTTTAGCAtcttctttttattaccaaaaaaaattaaaaggtggTAGCCTTCCTTTATTTCAATAGGCACCATGGCCCGGCCAGCTCATCAAA containing:
- the LOC107953514 gene encoding (-)-isopiperitenol/(-)-carveol dehydrogenase, mitochondrial yields the protein MTDLTKKKLTGKVAIVTGGASGIGEATARLFAEHGARMIIIADIQDQLGQQVATSIGSHNCTYIRCDVTDENQVKALVESSIQKYGQLDIMFSNAGIISKSDQSILDLDFQQFDRLMAVNLRGMSACVKHAARAMVENKVRGSIVCTASVAASRGTKRRTDYCMSKHGVLGLVRLASKQLGMYGIRVNCVSPNGVATPMTCEVHEKSVEAVEKIYEAGRALKGAVLRAEHVADAVLFLASDESELITGHDLAVDGGFQA